A stretch of the Rodentibacter haemolyticus genome encodes the following:
- a CDS encoding UDP-glucose:protein N-beta-glucosyltransferase: MSEVKKPSVVRFEKEVAAKNYEEACVELLEILGKIDSNFGDIQDIEFDYPEQLNTLAQDKTVYFCTRMAVAITQLFSDPKLEISLSGAQRFLTLQRWLNLIFAASPFVNADHILQTYNRNPAPENPLDIHLDSSKAAVIKFCILYLPESNVNLNLDALWDIDPELCASLCFALQSPRFIGTQQSFGKRGALLQWFPEKLAQIHNLNNLPSGISHDVYMHCSYDIASNKHLVKKALNQVIRRHLVELGWQDRDVTKLGDRNGKPVMVVLLEHFHSAHSIYRTHSTSMIAARERFHLIGIGSQAVDEAGRAVFDEFHLLDKNNIFDKLNFIKDICDKNGAAVFYMPSIGMDLTTIFVSNTRVAPIQVIALGHPATTHSDFIEYVIVEDDYVGSEDCFSETLLRLSKDALPYVPSALAPQNVEYRLRENPEVVNIGIASTTMKLNPYFLEALKAIRDRAKVKVHFHFALGQSSGITHPYVERFIKTYLGDDATAHAHSPYHEYLRILHNCDMMVNPFPFGNTNGIIDMVTLGLVGVCKTGPEVHEHIDEGLFKRLGLPEWLIADTVDEYVERAIRLAENHEERLALRRHIIETNGLKTLFTGDPSPMGKVLLEKFEEWKAANLGEKPKKKVPAKKATSSKKSAVKSEGKSAEKKTSGKTVKKTKK, encoded by the coding sequence ATGTCTGAAGTTAAAAAACCGAGTGTTGTTCGTTTCGAAAAAGAAGTGGCAGCCAAAAATTATGAAGAAGCTTGTGTTGAATTACTTGAGATTCTTGGGAAAATCGATTCGAATTTCGGTGATATTCAAGATATTGAGTTTGATTATCCCGAACAACTAAATACACTTGCGCAAGATAAAACTGTTTATTTTTGTACACGTATGGCGGTAGCGATTACTCAGTTATTTAGTGATCCTAAATTAGAGATTTCGCTTTCCGGCGCACAACGTTTCTTAACATTACAACGCTGGTTAAACCTGATTTTTGCCGCATCGCCTTTTGTGAATGCAGATCACATTTTACAAACGTATAACCGTAATCCTGCTCCTGAAAATCCATTGGATATTCATTTGGATTCTTCAAAAGCCGCAGTAATTAAATTCTGTATTTTATATTTACCGGAATCCAACGTTAATCTGAATTTGGATGCGTTATGGGATATTGATCCGGAACTTTGCGCCTCCCTTTGCTTTGCCTTGCAATCCCCTCGTTTTATCGGGACACAGCAATCATTCGGTAAACGCGGTGCTTTATTACAATGGTTTCCTGAAAAATTAGCTCAAATTCATAATTTAAATAATCTTCCGAGTGGTATTTCTCACGATGTGTATATGCATTGTAGCTATGATATTGCTTCAAACAAACATCTCGTGAAAAAGGCATTAAATCAGGTTATTCGCCGCCATTTGGTTGAATTAGGTTGGCAAGATCGCGATGTAACGAAATTGGGCGATCGGAACGGCAAACCCGTTATGGTGGTATTGCTTGAGCATTTCCATTCCGCGCATTCTATTTATCGCACGCATTCAACTTCAATGATCGCCGCGCGTGAACGTTTCCATTTAATCGGTATCGGTAGTCAAGCGGTGGATGAAGCCGGTAGAGCCGTTTTTGATGAATTCCATCTGCTAGATAAGAATAATATCTTTGATAAGCTGAATTTCATAAAAGATATTTGTGATAAAAATGGTGCGGCGGTGTTTTATATGCCGAGTATCGGTATGGATCTCACCACCATTTTTGTAAGTAACACAAGAGTTGCGCCGATTCAAGTGATTGCCTTAGGTCACCCGGCAACGACACATTCCGATTTCATTGAATATGTTATCGTAGAAGATGATTACGTAGGTTCTGAAGATTGTTTTAGCGAGACGTTGCTACGCTTGTCGAAAGATGCGCTCCCTTATGTACCTTCTGCCCTTGCACCACAAAATGTAGAGTATCGCTTGCGTGAGAATCCTGAAGTGGTGAATATCGGTATCGCTTCGACAACGATGAAATTAAACCCGTATTTCTTAGAAGCCTTAAAAGCAATTCGTGATCGCGCAAAAGTAAAAGTGCATTTTCACTTTGCATTAGGTCAATCAAGCGGTATCACACACCCGTATGTTGAGCGTTTTATTAAAACTTATTTAGGTGATGATGCAACCGCACATGCCCATTCCCCTTACCACGAATATCTCAGAATTTTACATAACTGCGATATGATGGTGAACCCGTTCCCATTCGGTAATACCAACGGCATTATTGATATGGTCACCCTTGGTTTGGTGGGCGTTTGTAAAACCGGTCCGGAAGTGCATGAACATATTGATGAAGGTTTATTTAAGCGTTTAGGTTTACCGGAATGGTTAATTGCAGACACCGTAGATGAATATGTAGAACGTGCGATACGTTTGGCTGAAAATCACGAAGAACGTTTAGCTTTACGCCGTCATATTATTGAAACCAACGGTTTGAAAACCCTCTTTACCGGAGATCCAAGCCCAATGGGTAAAGTGTTATTGGAAAAATTCGAGGAGTGGAAAGCTGCAAATTTAGGTGAGAAACCGAAGAAAAAAGTGCCGGCTAAAAAAGCCACATCAAGTAAAAAAAGTGCGGTCAAATCCGAAGGTAAATCTGCGGAAAAGAAAACTTCCGGAAAAACCGTAAAGAAAACGAAAAAATAG
- a CDS encoding MlaA family lipoprotein — MKTQVVLTALLGAIMLAGCATKPNGERNDPMGGFNRTMWNFNYNVVDRYVLEPAAKGWRDYMPTPVTKGLSNVVNNLDEPVSFVNRMIEGEPKKAFVHFNRFWINTVFGIGGLFDFASASKDLQVYEQRGFGETLGSYGIDAGAYMVLPLYNATTPRQLTGAVVDAAYMYPFWDWVGGPWSLVKYGVQAVDSRAKNLDNAELLRQAQDPYVTFREAYFQNLEFKVNDGKVKEGSQKELSDDVLKEID, encoded by the coding sequence ATGAAAACACAGGTAGTTTTGACCGCTCTTTTAGGAGCGATAATGTTAGCCGGTTGTGCGACAAAACCAAATGGTGAGCGTAATGATCCGATGGGAGGTTTTAACCGCACTATGTGGAATTTCAACTACAATGTAGTGGATCGTTATGTGCTGGAACCTGCGGCAAAGGGTTGGCGTGATTATATGCCGACTCCGGTAACAAAAGGGCTTTCTAATGTGGTGAATAATTTAGACGAGCCGGTAAGTTTTGTAAACCGTATGATTGAAGGTGAACCGAAAAAAGCATTCGTGCACTTTAATCGCTTTTGGATAAATACCGTATTCGGTATCGGCGGGTTATTTGATTTCGCCAGTGCGAGCAAAGATCTACAGGTTTATGAGCAACGCGGATTTGGTGAGACCTTGGGCAGTTATGGTATTGATGCCGGTGCTTATATGGTATTGCCGCTTTATAACGCAACGACACCTCGGCAATTAACCGGTGCCGTAGTTGATGCGGCTTATATGTATCCGTTCTGGGATTGGGTTGGAGGCCCGTGGTCACTGGTAAAATATGGTGTTCAAGCGGTGGATTCCCGTGCGAAGAACTTGGATAATGCGGAGTTACTACGTCAAGCCCAAGATCCTTATGTAACATTCCGTGAGGCTTATTTCCAAAACTTAGAATTTAAAGTAAATGACGGCAAGGTTAAGGAAGGTTCGCAAAAAGAGCTTTCTGATGATGTATTAAAAGAAATCGACTAA
- a CDS encoding RidA family protein — protein sequence MTKIIHTEKAPAAIGPYVQAVDLGNLVLTSGQIPVNPTTGEVPSDIVAQARQSLENVKAIVEQSGLKVADIVKTTVFVKDLGDFVAVNAEYERFFKENNHPNFPARSCVEVARLPKDVGLEIEAIAVRK from the coding sequence ATGACAAAAATTATTCATACTGAAAAAGCCCCGGCGGCAATCGGTCCTTATGTTCAAGCGGTGGATTTAGGAAATTTGGTGCTGACTTCCGGTCAAATTCCTGTTAATCCGACAACCGGTGAAGTGCCTTCTGATATTGTCGCACAAGCCCGTCAATCTTTGGAGAACGTAAAAGCGATCGTTGAGCAATCCGGTTTAAAAGTCGCCGATATTGTAAAAACGACGGTTTTTGTGAAAGATTTAGGTGATTTTGTGGCGGTGAATGCAGAATATGAGCGTTTCTTCAAAGAAAATAATCACCCGAATTTCCCTGCCCGTTCTTGTGTAGAAGTGGCGCGTTTACCGAAAGACGTTGGTTTAGAAATTGAGGCGATTGCAGTAAGAAAATAA
- the rplJ gene encoding 50S ribosomal protein L10: MALNLQDKQAIVAEVNEAAKGALSAVIADSRGVTVDKMTELRKAAREAGVTMRVVRNTLLRRAVEGTDYECLKDTFVGPTLIAFSNEHPGAAARLFKEFAKANDKFEIKGAAFEGKIQDVEFLATLPTYEEAIARLMGTMKEAAAGKLVRTFAALRDKLQEAA; the protein is encoded by the coding sequence ATGGCATTAAATCTTCAAGACAAACAAGCAATTGTTGCTGAAGTAAATGAAGCAGCCAAAGGTGCACTTTCGGCAGTAATCGCAGATTCCCGCGGTGTAACTGTTGATAAAATGACTGAATTACGTAAAGCAGCTCGTGAAGCGGGTGTAACAATGCGTGTGGTTCGTAATACTTTATTACGCCGTGCAGTTGAAGGCACAGATTACGAATGCTTAAAAGATACGTTTGTAGGTCCAACACTTATCGCATTCTCTAACGAACACCCGGGTGCGGCAGCACGCTTGTTCAAAGAGTTTGCTAAGGCAAACGATAAGTTTGAAATTAAAGGTGCAGCCTTTGAAGGTAAAATCCAAGATGTTGAATTCTTGGCAACATTACCGACTTACGAAGAAGCGATTGCACGTTTAATGGGCACAATGAAAGAAGCTGCGGCAGGCAAACTTGTTCGCACTTTTGCGGCATTACGCGACAAATTACAAGAAGCGGCTTAA
- the rplL gene encoding 50S ribosomal protein L7/L12 — protein MSLTNEQIIEAIASKSVTEIVELIAAMEEKFGVSAAAVAAAPAAGGAAAAAEEKTEFDVVLAEAGANKVAVIKAVRGATGLGLKEAKDLVESAPANLKEGISKEEAEALKKELEEAGAKVEIK, from the coding sequence ATGTCATTAACTAACGAACAAATCATTGAAGCGATTGCTTCTAAATCTGTGACTGAAATTGTTGAATTAATCGCAGCAATGGAAGAAAAATTTGGTGTTTCAGCAGCGGCAGTAGCAGCAGCTCCGGCAGCAGGCGGTGCAGCAGCGGCAGCAGAAGAGAAAACTGAGTTTGACGTAGTTCTTGCTGAAGCAGGTGCTAACAAAGTAGCGGTAATCAAAGCAGTACGTGGTGCAACCGGTTTAGGCTTAAAAGAAGCTAAAGACTTAGTTGAATCTGCTCCGGCTAACTTAAAAGAAGGCATCTCTAAAGAAGAAGCTGAAGCACTTAAGAAAGAATTAGAAGAAGCAGGCGCGAAAGTAGAAATCAAATAA
- the rpoB gene encoding DNA-directed RNA polymerase subunit beta yields MGLSYSEKKRIRKDFGKRPQVLNVPYLLTIQLDSFDKFIQKDPEGQQGLEAAFRSVFPIVSNNGYTELQYVDYRLEDPEFDVRECQIRGSTYAAGLRVKLRLVSYDKESSSRAVKDIKENEVYMGEIPLMTDNGTFVINGTERVIVSQLHRSPGVFFDSDKGKTHSSGKVLYNARIIPYRGSWLDFEFDPKDNLYARIDRRRKLPATIILRALGYTTEEILNLFFDKVIFEIADNQLLMALVPERLRGETASFDIEANGKVYVERGRRITARHIKALEKDKVTQVVVPTEYIVGKVAAKDYVDLESGEIICSANGEISLEILAKLAQAGYNAIETLFTNDLDYGPYISETLRVDPTYDKISALYEIYRMMRPGEPPTPESSEALFNNLFFSAERYDLSAVGRMKFNRSLGIPEGVGSGILSNEDIIGVMRKLIDIRNGRGEVDDIDHLGNRRIRSVGEMAENQFRIGLVRVERAVKERLSLGDLDAITPQDLINPKPISAAVKEFFGSSQLSQFMDQNNPLSEVTHKRRISALGPGGLTRERAGFEVRDVHNTHYGRLCPIETPEGPNIGLINSLSAFARTNDYGFLETPYRKVVDGQVTEEIEYLSAIDEANYIIAQANSNLDENNRFTDAFVTARGERGESGLYKPEDIHYMDVSTQQVVSVAAALIPFLEHDDANRALMGANMQRQAVPTLRADKPLVGTGMEKPIALDSGVAVVAKRGGTVQYVDASRIVIKVNEDETIAGEAGIDIYNLIKYTRSNQNTCINQIPCVNLGDPINRGEVLADGPSTDLGELALGQNIRVAFMPWNGYNFEDSMLVSERVVQQDRFTTIHIQELSCVARDTKLGAEEITADIPNVGESALSKLDESGIVYVGAEVKGGDILVGKVTPKGETQLTPEEKLLRAIFGEKASDVKDSSLRVPNSVTGTVIDVQVFTRDGVEKDKRALEIEEMQLKEAKKDLSDELEILEAGLFARVRNLLIAGGADAAQLDKLNRTKWLEQTIADEEKQNQLEQLAEQYEELRKEFEHKLEVKRKKIIKGDDLAPGVLKVVKVYLAVKRQIQPGDKMAGRHGNKGVISKINPVEDMPYDENGQPVEIVLNPLGVPSRMNIGQILETHLGLAAKGIGDQINAMLKQKQEVEKLRSYIQKAYDLGNGSQKVDLSTFSDEEVLRLAENLRKGLPVATPVFDGAAEAEIKELLKLGGLPTSGQITLYDGRTGEKFERPVTVGYMYMLKLNHLVDDKMHARSTGSYSLVTQQPLGGKAQFGGQRFGEMEVWALEAYGAAYTLQEMLTVKSDDVNGRTKMYKNIVGGNQHMDPGTPESFNVIMKEIRSLGLNIELDEE; encoded by the coding sequence ATGGGTCTCTCCTATTCTGAGAAAAAACGAATTCGTAAAGACTTCGGCAAACGTCCGCAAGTTTTAAATGTACCTTATTTATTAACCATTCAATTAGATTCGTTTGATAAATTTATTCAAAAAGATCCGGAAGGTCAGCAAGGCTTAGAAGCGGCTTTCCGTTCTGTTTTTCCAATTGTTAGCAATAATGGCTATACCGAATTACAATATGTTGATTACCGTTTAGAAGATCCGGAATTTGATGTGCGCGAGTGCCAAATTCGCGGTTCAACTTATGCGGCAGGCTTACGAGTAAAATTACGTTTAGTGAGCTACGATAAAGAATCGTCTTCACGCGCTGTTAAAGATATTAAAGAAAATGAAGTATATATGGGGGAAATCCCGTTAATGACAGACAATGGTACCTTTGTCATCAATGGTACCGAGCGTGTTATCGTTTCACAATTACACCGTAGTCCGGGCGTATTTTTTGACTCTGACAAAGGAAAAACACATTCCTCAGGTAAAGTGCTTTATAACGCACGTATCATTCCTTACCGTGGTTCTTGGTTAGATTTCGAGTTTGATCCGAAAGATAATTTATATGCGCGTATCGACCGTCGTCGTAAATTGCCGGCAACCATCATTCTTCGTGCATTAGGCTATACAACAGAAGAAATCTTAAATTTATTCTTTGATAAAGTCATTTTTGAAATTGCCGATAATCAATTATTAATGGCACTTGTGCCGGAACGTTTACGTGGTGAAACCGCTTCTTTCGATATTGAAGCGAACGGAAAGGTATATGTTGAACGAGGTCGCCGTATTACCGCACGTCATATCAAAGCGTTAGAGAAAGATAAGGTGACTCAGGTTGTTGTACCGACCGAATATATTGTCGGTAAAGTCGCTGCAAAAGATTATGTAGATTTAGAATCCGGTGAAATTATTTGTTCTGCAAACGGTGAAATTTCTTTAGAAATTTTGGCGAAATTAGCACAAGCCGGCTACAACGCTATAGAAACATTATTTACTAACGATTTAGACTACGGCCCGTATATTTCCGAGACTTTACGTGTTGATCCGACTTACGACAAAATCAGTGCCTTATATGAAATCTACCGTATGATGCGTCCGGGTGAACCACCGACACCGGAATCTTCAGAAGCATTATTTAATAATTTATTCTTCTCTGCGGAGCGCTATGATTTATCGGCGGTAGGTCGTATGAAATTCAACCGCTCTTTAGGTATTCCTGAAGGTGTGGGGAGCGGTATTTTAAGCAATGAAGATATCATCGGTGTGATGCGTAAACTCATTGATATTCGTAACGGTCGTGGTGAAGTAGATGATATCGACCATTTGGGTAACCGTCGTATCCGTTCGGTGGGTGAAATGGCAGAAAACCAATTCCGTATCGGTTTGGTTCGTGTGGAAAGAGCGGTTAAAGAACGTTTATCTTTAGGCGATTTAGATGCGATTACCCCACAAGACTTAATTAACCCGAAACCGATTTCCGCGGCAGTAAAAGAATTCTTCGGTTCTTCGCAACTTTCGCAATTTATGGATCAAAACAACCCATTATCTGAAGTAACGCACAAACGTCGTATTTCTGCATTGGGTCCCGGCGGTTTAACGCGTGAACGAGCAGGCTTTGAGGTACGTGACGTACACAATACCCACTATGGTCGTTTGTGTCCGATCGAAACCCCTGAAGGTCCGAATATCGGTTTGATCAACTCACTTTCTGCATTTGCGCGTACTAACGATTATGGTTTCTTAGAAACACCGTATCGTAAAGTGGTTGATGGTCAAGTAACGGAAGAAATCGAATATTTGTCCGCGATTGATGAAGCAAACTATATTATTGCGCAGGCAAACTCAAACTTAGATGAAAATAACCGTTTTACCGATGCCTTTGTAACGGCGCGTGGTGAACGTGGTGAGTCAGGCTTATACAAACCTGAAGACATTCACTATATGGACGTTTCAACCCAGCAAGTGGTGTCTGTGGCGGCTGCATTGATTCCGTTCCTTGAGCACGATGATGCGAACCGTGCTTTGATGGGGGCGAACATGCAACGTCAAGCAGTACCGACATTACGAGCGGACAAACCGTTAGTAGGCACGGGGATGGAAAAACCAATCGCCCTTGATTCCGGTGTAGCGGTTGTCGCAAAACGTGGCGGTACGGTGCAATATGTTGATGCTTCGCGTATCGTTATCAAAGTCAATGAAGATGAAACGATCGCCGGTGAAGCGGGTATTGATATTTATAATTTAATCAAATACACCCGTTCCAACCAAAACACCTGTATCAACCAAATCCCTTGCGTGAATTTAGGTGATCCGATTAACCGTGGTGAGGTGTTGGCTGACGGGCCGTCAACGGATTTAGGTGAATTAGCCTTAGGTCAAAATATTCGTGTCGCGTTTATGCCTTGGAACGGCTATAACTTTGAAGATTCGATGTTAGTGTCCGAGCGTGTGGTTCAACAAGATCGTTTCACAACGATTCACATTCAAGAGCTTTCTTGTGTGGCGCGTGATACGAAATTGGGTGCGGAAGAAATTACTGCAGATATTCCAAACGTTGGTGAATCCGCATTAAGCAAATTGGATGAATCCGGTATTGTTTATGTGGGCGCAGAAGTGAAAGGCGGCGACATCTTAGTCGGTAAAGTGACTCCTAAAGGTGAAACCCAATTAACACCGGAAGAAAAATTGTTACGTGCGATTTTCGGTGAAAAAGCATCTGATGTGAAAGATTCTTCATTACGCGTACCGAATAGCGTAACCGGTACGGTTATTGACGTACAAGTATTTACCCGCGATGGCGTGGAAAAAGACAAACGTGCGTTAGAAATTGAAGAAATGCAACTCAAAGAAGCGAAGAAAGACCTTTCTGATGAATTGGAAATCTTAGAAGCGGGCTTATTCGCACGTGTTCGCAATCTTCTTATCGCAGGTGGGGCAGATGCCGCGCAATTAGATAAATTGAATCGCACTAAATGGTTGGAACAAACCATTGCGGATGAAGAAAAACAAAACCAATTAGAGCAGCTGGCAGAGCAATACGAGGAGCTTCGTAAAGAGTTTGAACATAAACTTGAAGTGAAACGTAAGAAAATCATCAAAGGCGATGATCTTGCACCGGGTGTATTGAAAGTGGTGAAAGTTTACCTTGCGGTGAAACGCCAAATCCAACCGGGCGATAAAATGGCGGGTCGTCATGGTAACAAAGGGGTTATCTCAAAAATCAATCCGGTTGAAGATATGCCGTACGATGAAAACGGTCAACCGGTTGAAATCGTGTTGAACCCACTGGGCGTACCGTCTCGTATGAATATCGGTCAGATTCTTGAAACCCACTTAGGTTTAGCGGCAAAAGGTATTGGTGATCAAATCAATGCAATGCTCAAACAAAAACAAGAAGTGGAAAAATTACGTAGTTATATTCAAAAAGCGTATGACTTGGGTAACGGTTCACAAAAAGTGGATTTAAGTACCTTCAGTGATGAAGAAGTATTACGTTTAGCAGAAAACTTACGTAAAGGTTTGCCGGTAGCAACACCTGTGTTTGACGGTGCGGCTGAAGCGGAAATCAAGGAGTTATTAAAACTCGGTGGTTTGCCGACGTCAGGTCAGATCACATTGTATGATGGCCGTACCGGTGAGAAATTTGAGCGCCCGGTAACCGTAGGTTATATGTATATGCTCAAATTGAATCACTTGGTTGATGACAAAATGCACGCACGTTCAACCGGTTCTTATAGCCTTGTAACGCAACAACCGTTGGGCGGTAAAGCACAATTCGGTGGTCAACGTTTCGGTGAGATGGAGGTATGGGCGCTTGAAGCATACGGTGCGGCTTACACCTTACAAGAAATGTTAACCGTGAAATCCGATGATGTGAACGGCCGTACGAAGATGTATAAAAATATCGTAGGCGGTAACCAGCATATGGATCCGGGTACGCCGGAATCTTTCAATGTAATTATGAAAGAGATCCGCTCACTTGGTTTAAATATCGAGTTAGACGAAGAGTAA